One Gadus morhua chromosome 23, gadMor3.0, whole genome shotgun sequence DNA segment encodes these proteins:
- the pde7a gene encoding LOW QUALITY PROTEIN: high affinity 3',5'-cyclic-AMP phosphodiesterase 7A (The sequence of the model RefSeq protein was modified relative to this genomic sequence to represent the inferred CDS: deleted 1 base in 1 codon) — MEVCSQLPVLPLDRLVPKHVLSRRGAISFSSSSSLFGAPDPRQLSQRRGPISYDSSDQTALYIRMLGDVRVRRQVGFDPEPRGSPPYLCIDFRTLHTCLGPLAGAADSAPERRVHRLLSFQRYLHSSRLLRGPPQQIPLHLLDEDYTGQARCMLDKVGSWNFDIFLFDKFTNGNSLITLTFHLLNQYGLVELFQLDVVKLWRFLVMVQEDYHSHNPYHNGVHAADVTQAMYCYMREPVLSKYLTSCDLLIGLLAAVTHDLGHPGVNQPFLIKTDHYLATLYKNTSVLENHHWKSAVGLLRETELLSHLPAEDSLNMERQLGSLILATDISQQNEYLSRFRTHLDQDDLCLSHAHHRHFILQMALKCADICNPCRPWELSKQWSEKVTEEFFHQGDIEKKHNLEVSPLCDRDKNTMGDIQIGFMSYVVEPLFSEWARFSDTRLSQTMLGHLGLNKASWGSLQLGQRQTSGPEEPAEPGGSGDPGVTTASGGTGPKDIPQGNRGS; from the exons AGGAGA GGGCCCATCTCCTATGACAGCTCAGACCAGACGGCC CTGTATATCCGCATGCTAG GAGATGTGAGAGTCAGGCGCCAGGTGGGCTTCGACCCGGAGCCCAGGGGCTCACCGCCGTACCTCTGTATTGACTTCCGTACGCTTCACA CGTGTCTGGGCCCCCTGGCGGGCGCGGCCGACTCGGCCCCGGAGAGGAGGGTCCACCGGCTGCTCAGCTTCCAGAGGTACCTGCACTCCTCCCGCCTGCTGCGGGGGCCGCCCCAGCAGATCCCCCTGCACCTCCTGGACGAGGACTACACCGGCCAGGCCaga TGCATGTTGGATAAAGTGGGGAGTTGGAACTTTGACATCTTCCTCTTCGATAAGTTCACCAACG ggaacAGCCTGATCACCTTGACCTTCCACCTGCTCAACCAGTACGGGCTGGTGGAGCTGTTCCAGCTGGACGTGGTGAAGCTGTGGAGGTTCCTGGTCATGGTGCAGGAGGACTACCACAGCCACAACCCCTACCACAACGGGGTGCACGCCGCAGACGTCACGCAGGCCATGTACTGCTACATGCGGGAGCCCGTG CTCTCCAAATACCTGACCTCCTGCGACCTCCTGATTGGCCTGCTGGCGGCGGTCACCCACGACCTGGGTCACCCCGGGGTCAACCAGCCGTTCCTCATCAAGACGGACCACTACCTGGCCACCCTCTATAAG AATACCTCGGTTCTGGAGAACCACCACTGGAAGTCTGCTGTCGGCCTGCTCAGAGAGACGGAGCTCCTGTCCCACCTGCCCGCCGAGGACAG CCTGAACATGGAGAGGCAGCTGGGTTCTCTGATCCTAGCCACGGACATCAGCCAGCAGAACGAGTATCTGTCCCGGTTCCGGACCCACCTGGACCAGGATGACCTGTGTCTGAGCCACGCCCACCACCGCCACTTCATCCTGCAG ATGGCCCTGAAGTGTGCAGACATCTGCAACCCCTGCAGACCCTGGGAGCTCAGCAAGCAGTGGAGCGAGAAGGTCACCGAGGAGTTCTTCCATCAAG GAGACATTGAAAAGAAGCACAATTTGGAGGTCAGCCCACTTTGTGACCGCGACAAAAACACTATGGGAGACATTCAAATCG GCTTCATGAGCTACGTGGTGGAGCCTCTGTTCTCGGAGTGGGCCCGCTTCTCGGACACGCGGCTCTCCCAGACCATGCTGGGGCACCTGGGGCTCAACAAGGCCAGCTGGGGCAGCCTCCAGCTGGGGCAGCGGCAGACCTCCGGCCCTGAGGAGCCGGCCGAGCCTGGGGGGTCCGGAGACCCCGGCGTCACCACAGCCTCGGGAGGAACCGGCCCCAAAGATATACCTCAGGGAAACAGGGGGTCCTGA